In Salmo trutta chromosome 24, fSalTru1.1, whole genome shotgun sequence, the DNA window tGAAAACGTTTATATTTCagctccatcctcctcctcctcttacagAAGAGCAAGAACCTAAAAAAACATAAACACATGTACACATAAATAAACCATAGATTATTATCattataattattttataataactattattattattagtagtagtagtagtttaacaTGTGATAATAACCTCTCTCTCATGGTCTCCACTCTAGCCTCTCCTCAGGCTAGTCTGATGGGGAAGTGTCGTAGGCCCAGAACAGCCTTCACCAGCCAGCAACTACTACAGCTGGAGAACCAGTTCAAACTCAACAAATACCTGTCCAGACCTAAACGCTTTGAGGTGGCCACCTCTCTCATGCTCACAGAGACACAGGTGAGGATGATGATCCCTGAACTGATTTTCAATCCTTTTGTGCAATTGTGTGAAAAGTTTATTATTTCATGTGTCATGGGGGACCATGCACAAGAAATATTGCTCCAGATTTAGTTACATAGCTCATATCCATCTGCGGTCCCATAGAGATAACAGTTGGATAAATGTTTATTCATGTCCTAAACTTTAGACCCCCACTAAAATGCAGCTGCAGGTTTGTTTGACTGACATGTTTATCCTCGTGTAACTGTCGTGTTCAGTTCTGACTTTGTGTTCCGATTCCGTTCAGGTGAAGATCTGGTTCCAGAACAGGCGTATGAAGTGGAAACGGAGCCGCAAGGCCAAAGAGCAGGCAATCAAGGGCCAAGGTGACTCCGACTGCCCACACGGGGTGAAGCAGGGCAGCAATACTGGGTCTGGAGACACCCGCAACTCTGGTACCCCGGACGATGAAGATGAGGAGGATCTGGAAGCAGGGGAAGAAGATGATGTGTTAAGTGCTGATACCGTAGGAGCTGGAGTGGGTTTAGTGTCTCGCCCTAAACATTTCCTGAGGCACACTGCTACAGAGCTCAGCTATAGTTCTCATGGTTCCTACTCAGACAATGAACTAGAGGACAGTGGGCCTGGACTGGAGAGAAGGGTTGGGGTGGGGTTATGAGGAGAGTGGGCCTGGGCTGGAGAGAAGGGTTGGGATGGGGTTAGGAGGACAGTGGGCCTGGGCTGGAGAGAAGGGTTGGGATGGGGTTATGAGGACAGTGGGCCTGGACTGGAGAGAAGGGTTGGGATGGGGTTAGGAGGAGAGTAGGCCTGTCCTCATAaccactatatggggaatagggtgccattcaggacGTAAACAACATTTTCTCCACACTCACCAGCAGGTATTATAATCAACAGTCATGACTAGTGATGAAGACTGAGAATGTTATCCAAAGTAGGctactactaactactcaccTCAGCTGTGACCCTAAGACAGAGAGTAATGAGTGGTTATAACACCTCAACTGTGACCCTAAGACATTCAGTAATGAGTGGTTATAACACCTCACCTGTGACCCTAAGACATTCAGTAATGAGTTGTTATAACACCTCAGCTGTGGCCCTAAGACATTCAGTAATGACTTGTTATAACACCTCACCTGTGACCCTAAGACATTCAGTAATGAGTTGTTATAACACCTCAGCTGTGGCCCTAAGAATTCAGTAATGAGTGGTTATAACACCTCACCTGTGGCCCTAAGACATTCAGTAATGAGTGGTTATAACACCTCAACTGTGACCCTAAGACATTCAGTAATGAGTTGTTATAACACCTCACCTGTGGCCCTAAGACATTCAGTAATGACTTGTTATAACACCTCACCTGTGACCCTAAGACATTCAGTAATGAGTTGTTATAACACCTCACCTGTGGCCCTAAAACATTCAGTAATGAGTTGTTATAACACCTCAGCTGTGACCCTAAGACATTCAGTAATGAGTTGTTATAACACCTCAGCTGTGGCCCTAAGACATTCAGTAATGAGTGGTTATAACACCTCAGCTGTGACCCTAAGACATTCAGTAATGAGTTGTTATAACACCTCACCTGTGGCCCTAAGACATTCAGTAATGACTTGTTATAACACCTCACCTGTGACCCTAAGACATTCAGTAATGACTTGTTATAACACCTCACCTGTGACCCTAAGACATTCAGTAATGAGTTGTTATAACACCTCAGCTGTGGCCCTAAGAATTCAGTAATGAGTGGTTATAACACCTCACCTGTGGCCCTAAGACATTCAGTAATGAGTGGTTATAACACCTCAGCTGTGGCCCTAAGACATTCAGTAATGAGTGGTTATAACACCTCAGCTGTGGCCCTAAGACATTCAGTAATGAGTGGTTATAACACCTCAGCTGTGGCCCTAAGACATTCAGTAATGAGTGGTTATAACACCTCAGCTGTGGCCCTAAGACATTCAGTAATGAGTGGTTATAACACCTCAGCTGTGGCCCTAAGACATTCAGTAATGAGTGGTTATAACACCTCAGCTGTGGCCCTAAGACATTCAGTAATGAGTGGTTATAACACCTCAGCTGTGGCCCTAAGACATTCAGTAATGACTTGTTATAACACCTCACCTGTGGCCCTAAGACATTCAGTAATGAGTTGTTACAAATAGTTATTATTTTTATGCTCCTCGTAGTTTTCTCTCTATCAAATGTCACACGTTTTGTGTTTTGTCCTTTCTTGTCATAGATGTCTGTCTAAAAACACCTCTCGTTTAACAATTTTCATCACATTCAACAAGGATACCAACAATGACAGCatttctatttgtatttattacagATCCTTGGGTTCGAGCAAAATAAAGGCAGTAATACCATATTAaagacattacaatacattcacagcagatttcacaacacattaagtccACTAAACTATTTTGTCATATTTTTACTGTCAATATTGTCCCTGAATAGCACTGGTTGTTAACTCAAAAAAAAAGAACTCTCACAAAAAAAAAGGATGATTGCATGCATCCAATATTGTATTTAAGGTCATATACTGGAATTTTTGAATGACATTTACTGCAGTGGTCTAAAATCAGGGCCAGAGGGATTCTGGGTAGTctgaaacaaatctactttgaaacaataGTATACgtctcacacacatggttatgggcttaaaaaaagagaAGACacttgtaccatgtcagatatagagttgaaatgtattaccttttgagcttgcatcccaatattacactttatgtaCATCACATAAGTTGAAATACAGCCGttggacatagaaacaccggattttcagTGTATTTAAAATAATGTATTATGAAAAATGTGAAttacattccacccatgaggccactagagggcaatttggtaatttgactgcaggaaagggatgtaaaaaaaaaaaaaaaaaactacaaaacaAACACAATAATTTTAATGCAACTTAACGAAGCCTACCCAACCTGAGCCAACTCTGAACAAGATATGAACTGTTACTTAACACTCTCACTAAGGTGTGAATGGCTGTATGCACTTCTTCATTACTCATATGGCATTTAAAAATCAACCTTGAACCTTGTATTATCTAGGTAAATTGCAaattatattctgtcatgttatgTGTATTGTTATCGATGTTATTTAAACACGTTTGATTATAAGTCATATATTTAATGTTATACCAGTGCTCTTATGTTGGTTTTTCAATGTTGTCGATGTGAAGAGAAATAATAAGAAAATAAAAAGAATATTCATGGATGCAATGTTGTAATTGCAAAACCTCAAACAGGAGTGACTCCTAACCTCAAACAGGAGTGACTCCTAACCTCAAACAGGAGTGACTCCTAACCTCAAACAGGAGTGACTCCTAACCTCAAACAGGAGTGACTCCTAACCTCAAACAGGAGTGACTCCTAACCTCAAACAGGAGTGACTCCTAACCTCAAACAGGAGTGACTCCTAACCTCAAACAGGTGTGACTCCTAACCTCAAACAGGAGTGACTCCTAACCTCAAACAGGAGTGACTCCTAACCTCAAACAGGAGTGACTCCTAACCTCAAACAGGAGTGACTCCTAACCTCAAACAGGAGTGACTCCTAACCTCAAACAGGAGTGACTCCTAACCTCAAACAGGAGTGACTCCTAACCTCAAACAGGAGTGACTCCTAACCTCAAACAGGTGTGACTCCTAACCTCAAACAGGAGTGACTCCTAACCTCAAACAGGAGTGACTCCTAACCTCAAACAGGTGTGACTCCTAACCTCAAACAGGAGTGACTCCTAACCTCAAACAGGAGTGACTCCTAACCTCAAACAGGTGTGACTCCTAACCTCAAACAGGAGTGACTCCTAACCTCAAACAGGAGTGACTCCTAAACTCAAACAGGAGTGACTCCTAACCTCAAACAGGAGTGACTCCTAACCTCAAACAGGAGTGACTCCTAACCTCAAACAGGTGTGACTCCTAACCTCAAACAGGTGTGACTCCTAACCTCAAACAGGAGTGACTCCTAACCTCAAACAGGAGTGACTCCTAAACTCAAACAGGAGTGACTCCTAACCTCAAACAGGAGTGACTCCTAACCTCAAACAGGAGTGACTCCTAACCTCAAACAGGAGTGACTCCTAACCTCAAACAGGTGTGACTCCTAACCTCAAACAGGAGTGACTCCTAACCTCAAACAGGAGTGACTCCTAACCTCAAACAGGAGTGACTCCTAACCTCAAACAGGTGTGACTCCTAATCTCAAACAGGAGTGACTCCTAACCTCAAACAGGAGTGACTCCTAACCTCAAACAGGTGTGACTCCTAACCTCAAACAGGAGTGACTCCTAACCTCAAACAGGAGTGACTCCTAACCTCAAACAGGAGTGACTCCTAACCTCAAACAGGAGTGACTCCTAACCTCAAACAGGTGTGACTCCTAACCTCAAACAGGAGTGACTCCTAACCTCAAACAGGTGTGACTCCTAACCTCAAACAGGAGTGACTCCTAACCTCAAACAGGAGTGACTCCTAACCTCAAACAGGAGTGACTCCTAACCTCAAACAGGTGTGACTCCTAACCTCAAACAGGAGTGACTCCTAACCTCAAACAGGTGTGACTCCTAACCTCAAACAGGAGTGACTCCTAACCTCAAACAGGAGTGACTCCTAACCTCAAACAGGAGTGACTCCTAACCTCAAACAGGAGTGACTCCTAACCTCAAACAGGAGTGACTCCTAACCTCAAACAGGTGTGACTCCTAACCTCAAACAGGAGTGACTCCTAACCTCAAACAGGTGTGACTCCTAACCTCAAACAGGAGTGACTCCTAACCTCAAACAGGAGTGACTCCTAACCTCAAACAGGAGTGACTCCTAACCTCAAACAGGTGTGACTCCTAACCTCAAACAGGAGTGACTCCTAACCTCAAACAGGAGTGACTCCTAACCTCAAACAGGAGTGACTCCTAACCTCAAACAGGAGTGACTCCTAACCTCAAACAGGAGTGACTCCTAACCTCAAACAGGAGTGACTCCTAACCTCAAACAGGTGTGACTCCTAACCTCAAACAGGAGTGACTCCTAACCTCAAACAGGAGTGACTCCTAACCTCAAACAGGAGTGACTCCTAACCTCAAACAGGAGTGACTCCTAACCTCAAACAGGAGTGACTCCTAACCTCAAACAGGAGTGACTCCTAACCTCAAACAGGAGTGACTCCTAACCTCAAACAGGAGTGACTCCTAAACTCAAACAGGAGTGACTCCTAACCTCAAACAGGAGTGACTCCTAACCTCAAACAGGAGTGACTCCTAACCTTTCCGTCCTATTTTACTTCAGTCAGAATGTATAGTATTTATTAATTTACTGTATGTCATTTTACATCTTTATAGGAAGAAATTATACACATTAAATATTCTGTTTATTATCTGAAATGACTGCTCAAGCTCCTATTTTAAGTAGATCTATTGCAAAAGATTAGAATTTCCTTTATATGTATTTTGCAGTGAcgtaaggctaacaggctaatcTATGAAAGGTCCTAGTGTTACAAATTGAAACGCACGTCCACTCTCTTCATCACCATCAGCGCCAGTCCACCACTCTCATGTCTTGTTTAACCTCCAGATGACACAGAAAATTATTTTAACACACAAGAGGAATCTACACTGCATTGTAAACACTGTGCAGGAGACAGGACAATTTATGACCATGGCTTTCAAATATGAATTACGGAGGCAGGTTTACTGATAAGTCAAATAATTAAGTTAATGAACGGGAATGTCACAGTTGTgcggagagacggaccaaggcgcatcTTTATTACTAAGTGaaactactacaacaacaacaacaacaacaacaataacaacaacaacaacaacaacaacaacaacaacaacaacaacaacaacccgtAACATAAGcagtgctacatgcactaactcaaaacaagatcccacaaaacacagtggggaaacggctgcctaaatatgatccccaatcagagacaacgataaacagctgcctcagACTGGGAATcgtaccaggccaacatagaaatacataacatagaacaccccctagtcacgccctgacctactataccatagagaaccaagggctctctatggtcaaaAACGAAATCTCCTGACAGTGATGTCAGCAAACCCATTTAATTCGTGGAAAAGTAAATTAGGATTATCTCAGACTAAATGGAACTTTACTAGGAGCAGTGTAAGAGGCAGTGATTAAATATGATTAAAGAAAAGGGCTGTTGTATATAACCACGACTACACCACAAGGTCTCCATCACAGAAGTAGAATGAGATAATTTATTGTCATGTATACTCCATCTaccggcgctctaggtcaccaggccgctcatctttacgcacacctgtcaccatctttaCGCACACCAGCgggtcatcagactcacctggacttcatcaccttgttgattaccttccctatatctgtcactccctttggttcctttcgcaggcgttattgtttctgttctgttgtttcatgtctgtacgctgcTCGtggttcttgttttttttaaatcgtttatttattaaattattccctccctgtacctgcttcccgactctcagcgtagtTACACGTTAAATGTCCGTGGTGGACACTCTCCAATAACATGTTTATTTTGTGATTGaatgcttttttttcttcttctttcgtCACATATTGAGGAAATTAATTGTACAATTTGTATGTTTTTTCCCCCGTCATATTTAAGGGAAATTCACAGGCACATATTTTTCATATGCAACTATAGTCTGTCTGTATGAAGACTTGTACGAGAAATGATTTATGATTCCCCAACAGAAAGTCTGCAGAATATTACTAACGCATTTCACAAACGAATGACAAATGTCCCTCTTGCCCTCGTTGCTATGGAGACATATACTATCCCGCTATAGAAACTGGAGTACCCTTACCCCGACATAAATAGTGAATTAAATGTTTATTGTATCGTATTATATTTTGAATGAGGTATGGCTATGTTATAAGATTATACACAAAAAAAGCAAAATGTCTGTCAGTTCTCGTCCAAAATGTAGTCAGTGGTGCAACTCTtactcgctagctaacgttgtctacctagctagctagctaacgttgtctacctagctagctacctaacgttgtctacctagctagctagctaacgctgtctacctagctagctagctagctaacgttgtctacctagctagctagctagctaacgctgtctacctagctagctagctagctaacgttgtctacctagctagctagctatagcacgtctacctagctagctagctagctaacgttgtctacctagctagctagctatagcacgTCTAACCTCATAGCCACTAGATTTTATTTGCTGCTATTCGTCTGACAAACTTGTGGTGAAAATATACTAATAGTATTGTAATAGTATTGGCTAGAGTGTTTGCAAACAAAACGATAGGTTTTACAACACGCCTTTTTCAATTGGTTGGTTTTGTAACGTCAGTCAGGTAGTCACTTCTGCTTATTCCCCCTCATGCCTACTTGCCTAGTCATATCACTTAAGTTAATAGGAACTGGAAGGCGTCATAAATCCAAAGGCTGTTTTCTTTTCGTGATGTTAATAAGGGGGAAATaaccttttttaatttttttgtacagTGATTTCAAATAGGCTGACGTGGCAGATGACATCACATATGAATTGGTTACGGAATGTATAGTGAACACATATAgactgattgtacaaaacattaggaacacctgctctttccatgacatagactgaccaggtgatagatatgatcccttgttgatgtcattTTTTCAATCCactttcaatcagtgtagatgaaggggaggagacgggttaaagaatgattttttttaaagccttgagacaattgagacatttatttatttattttcacctttatttaaccaggtaggcaagttgagaacaagttctcatttacaattgcgacctggccaagataaagcaaagcagttcgacaacatacaaaaacacagagttacacatggagtaaaacaaacatatagtcaataatacagtagaaaaataagtctatatacaatgtgagcaaatgatgtgagataagggaggtaaagacaaaaaatgccatggtggcaaagtaaataaagtatagcaagaaaaacactggaatggattgtgtatgtgtgccattcagagggtgaatggggaagacaaaatatttaagtgcctttgaacggggtatggtagtaggtaccaggcacaccagtttgagtgtgtcaagaactgcaacgctgctgggtttttcatacagtttcctgtgtgtatccagaatggtccaccacccaaaggtcatccagccaactggacacaactgtgggaagcaatgaAGTCAACGTGATACATTATAATACGCTTTCGACACCTCGTAGTCCGTACCCTGACGAATagaggatgttctgagggcaaaaaggggaagggggggggggggttccaaaTGTTAGAAATgtcttcctaatgtttggtattctCAGTGTACGTACGTTATTACACGTTACCTGATTGATCATAACTGAAAGTAGCTGTCGCTAGATTCTCTGTTTTCTGTTGACTCACTGTGGTAGAGATGAAAAAGGTAGGAAGGCATATTTATTAAGCTATTGTTGCAATTAGTTGCTTTTAATAACATATATATACGTTTTAATTAATTGATAGCCAGTGAGTCAGACTTACAGCTGGAAACTCTTGTCGCTTGTCGGCTCTTGCTGACAATGCTTTGAATAAAAGCTATTCAAACAGCACCCACTGGTGGCACCATGCATAAACAACACGTAGGGACGTGAGTTTGTGTCCTTGCCCATCGTTACAGTCGGCAGTGTTTAGCAGGCTTGCTTGTCTTTAGTCCATTTATCTCAGCGGCATTGTCTTGTTGGCCCCATTGTGAAGGCATCAACCCACACGTCACTATTATTCTGCCGAGAGTTTTAGCCTCTTGCCAACAGATCTCCATTTTACTGAATGTCTGCAGTTATTCTCAGTCCATGTGTATCCATTTTAAATACACATGGCAGCGAGCAGCAGCACCAAAAAACATTTCTCTGTGTCCCTGAGGGCCCAGGCCCTACAGTGGTCAGGGGAGCTCTCCCAGGGCCCAGGCCCTACAGTGGTCAGGCTACCTCTCCCAGGGCCCAGGCCCTACAGTGGTCAGGGGAGCTCTCCCAGGGCCCAGGTCCTACAGTGGTCAGGGGAGCTCCCTCAGGGCCCAGGTCCTACAGTGGTCAGGCTACCTCTCCCAGGGCCCAGGCCCTACAGTGGTCAGGGGAGCTCTCCCAGGGCCCAGGCCCTACAGTGGTCAGGGGAGCTCTCCCAGGGCCCAGGCCCTACAGTGGTCAGGGGAGCTCTCCCTCAGGGCCCAGGTCCTACAGTGGTCAGGGGAGCTCCCTCAGGGCCCAGGTCCTACAGTGGTCAGGGGAGCTCTCCCAGGGCCCAGGCCCTACAGTGGTCAGGCTACCTCTCCCAGGGCCCAGGCCCTACAGTGGTCAGGGGAGCTCTCCCAGGGCCCAGGCCCTACAGTGGTCAGGGGAGCTCTCCCAGGGCCCAGGCCCTACAGTGGTCAGGGGAGCTCTCCCTCAGGGCCCAGGTCCTACAGTGGTCAGGGGAGCTCCCTCAGGGCCCAGGTCCTACAGTGGTCAGGGGAGCTCTCCCAGGGCCCAGGCCCTACAGTGGTCAGGGGAGCTCTCCCTCAGGGCCCAGGTCCTACAGTGGTCAGGGGAGCTCCCTCAGGGCCCAGGTCCTACAGTGGTCAGGCTACCTCTCCCAGGGCCCAGGCCCTACAGTGGTCAGGGGAGCTCTCCCTCAGGGCCCAGGTCCTACAGTGGTCAGGGGAGCTCCCTCAGGGCCCAGGTCCTACAGTGGTCAGGGGAGCTCTCCCAGGGCCCAGGCCCTACAGTGGTCAGGGGAGCTCTCCCAGGGCCCAGGCCCTACAGTGGTCAGGGGAGCTCTCCCAGGGCCCAGGTCCTACAGTGGTCAGGGGAGCTCTCCCAGGGCCCAGGTCCTACAGTGGTCAGGGGAGCTCCCTCAGGGCCAAGGTCCTGCAGAGTTCAGGGGAGCCCCAGAGGAATATATCCTCCCAGAGTAGCTGTTTCCTGGGGGTGGAGACCTGGGGAAAGCTGAAGTGGAAGAACTGGGAGCTGGGAGGGGAGTTCACTAAGACCCTGCTGTCTCTGTGTATCAACCAGGTTATAGACTGGCTGTCTCTGTGTATCAACCAGGTTATAGACTGGCTGTCTCTGAGTATCAACCAGGTTATAGACTGGCTGTCTCTGTGTATCAACCAGGTTATAGACTGGCTGTCTCTGTGTATCAACCAGATTATAGACTGGCTGTCTCTGTGTATCAACCAGGTTATAGACTGGCTGTCTCTGTGTATCAACCAGGTTATAGACTGGCTGTCTCTGAGTATCAACCAGGTTATAGACTGGCTGTCTCTGTGTATCAACCAGGTTATAGACTGGCTGTCTCTGTGTATCAACCAGGTTATAGACTGGCTGTCTCTGTGTATCAACCAGGTTATAGACTGGCTGTCTCTGTGTATCAACCAGGTTATAGActggctgtctctgtgtgtatcaaccaggttatagactggctgtctctgtgtatcaaccaggttatagactggctgtctctgtgtatcaaccaggttatagactggctgtctctgagtatcaaccaggttatagactggctgtctctgtgtatcaaccaggttatagactggctgtctctgtgtatcaaccaggttatagactggctgtctctgtgtatcaaccaggttatagactggctgtctctgtgtatcaaccaggttatagactggctgtctctgagtatcaaccaggttatagactggctgtctctgtgtatcaaccaggttatagactggctgtctctgtgtatcaaccaggttatagactggctgtctctgtgtatcaaccaggttatagactggctgtctctgtgtatcaaccaggttatagactggctgtctctgtgtgtatcaaCCAGGTTATAGACTGGCTGTCTCTGTGTATCAACCAGGTTATAGACTGGCTGTCTCTGTGTATCAACCAGGTTATAGACTGGCTGTCTCTGTGTATCAACCAGGTTATAGACTGGCTGTCTCTGTGTATCAACCAGGTTATAGACTGGCTGTCTCTGTGTATCAACCAGGTTATAGACTGGCTGTCTCTGAGTATCAACCAGGTTATAGACTGGCTGTCTCTGTGTATCAACCAGGTTATAGACTGGCTGTCTCTGTGTATCAACCAGGTTATAGACTGGCTGTCTCTGTGTATCAACCAGGTTATAGACTGGCTGTCTCTGAGTATCAACCAGGTTATAGACTGGCTGTCTCTGTGTATCAACCAGGTTATGGACTGGCTGTCTCTGTGTATCAACCAGGTTATAGACTGGCTGAGTATCAACCAGGTTATAgactgactgtctctgtgtgtgttcatacAGAGACACCATCACCGTTGCCCAGACagggtaatggtgagaggttatcaTATCTTgagggtatttaaaaaaaaatctatatatatattatttatttgcaCCAAATTAAACAAGTAATAGACAACAAtacagattttaaaaaaatgtttaaatggtGTGCAGGTTTGGTTGGAAGCCCAAGGGCTTATATGAAAACCACAACACAAAAAACTACGTACAATAcataagtacaaaaataaaataaaacgtttTGTTAAAACAGATAACAAATCCTACTAATTATAAATGTATAAATTCATTGGTCAttaatcacacaaaaaaaatgatgCTAATGTtaatatttgtgcatctgtaactttctcacttgtATCAATATTCACATAAAAAAAGTGTTActatcccaatacttttggagt includes these proteins:
- the LOC115161433 gene encoding motor neuron and pancreas homeobox protein 1 gives rise to the protein MAKSKNFGIDALLAHRVDRDSSPGLCSEDNPFSCRRSETPSPRRTTSGIHIQTGIIPKPGLLNFSHHGLTQLSQGAIPGMYPTHMYPVAALGGQHTAFAYPGFAQPYPEHLKAAVMAGFPLEHWIRAGMIIPRLASPQASLMGKCRRPRTAFTSQQLLQLENQFKLNKYLSRPKRFEVATSLMLTETQVKIWFQNRRMKWKRSRKAKEQAIKGQGDSDCPHGVKQGSNTGSGDTRNSGTPDDEDEEDLEAGEEDDVLSADTVGAGVGLVSRPKHFLRHTATELSYSSHGSYSDNELEDSGPGLERRVGVGL